One window of the Cohnella hashimotonis genome contains the following:
- the aspA gene encoding aspartate ammonia-lyase: MPPALHRIESDFLGEKYVPQDVYYGIQTLRAVENFPITGYRLHGSLIEAMAIVKMAAARANMATGRLQPKIGAAIEQAAGEVVAGSWHDQFVVDPIQGGAGTSINMNANEVLANRAIELLGGDKGDYFQVSPNSHVNMSQSTNDCFPTASHIAALRLLDVLLEEMRLLQNAFVRKAAEFDGVIKVGRTHLQDAVPIRLGQEFEAYARVTARDIGRVSRTREQLCEINMGATAVGTGLNADPRYIERVSIELADISGLPLRRAEHLPDATQNTDAFTEVSAALKVCMINMSKIAGDIRLMASGPRAGLGELRLPPRQPGSSIMPGKVNPVMCEVVNQVAYQVIGNDHTICLASEAGQLELNVMEPVLVFNLLQSLDMMKRVFGAFRAYCLEGIEADAERCRSYVDRSVGVMTALNPYLGYEASARIAHEAIRTGRPVRELVLLYDLLDEAQLDEILEPYGMTSPGIAGQGVTG, from the coding sequence ATGCCGCCGGCCTTGCATAGGATCGAATCGGACTTTCTCGGCGAAAAGTATGTGCCGCAGGATGTTTACTACGGCATTCAGACGCTGCGCGCGGTCGAGAACTTCCCGATCACCGGTTACCGGCTGCATGGCAGCCTGATCGAGGCGATGGCGATCGTCAAGATGGCGGCGGCGCGGGCCAATATGGCGACCGGCAGGCTGCAGCCGAAGATCGGCGCGGCGATCGAGCAGGCGGCCGGCGAGGTCGTCGCCGGAAGCTGGCACGACCAGTTCGTCGTCGATCCGATCCAGGGAGGCGCGGGCACGTCGATCAACATGAACGCGAACGAGGTGCTCGCGAACCGGGCGATCGAGCTGCTCGGCGGGGACAAGGGCGATTACTTTCAAGTCAGCCCGAACTCCCACGTCAACATGTCGCAGTCGACCAACGACTGCTTTCCGACGGCATCCCATATCGCCGCGCTGCGGCTGCTCGATGTTCTCCTTGAAGAGATGCGCCTGCTGCAAAATGCGTTCGTGCGCAAGGCTGCCGAGTTCGACGGCGTCATCAAGGTCGGACGCACCCATCTGCAGGACGCCGTTCCGATCCGTCTGGGCCAGGAATTCGAGGCGTATGCACGCGTGACAGCCCGCGATATCGGGAGGGTCTCGCGTACGCGGGAGCAGCTCTGCGAGATCAACATGGGCGCGACCGCAGTGGGCACGGGCCTTAACGCCGACCCCCGCTATATCGAGCGGGTCTCCATCGAGCTGGCGGACATCAGCGGACTGCCGCTGCGCCGGGCGGAACACCTGCCTGACGCGACCCAGAATACCGACGCGTTCACCGAGGTGTCGGCCGCGCTCAAGGTATGCATGATCAACATGTCCAAAATCGCCGGAGACATCCGGCTCATGGCATCCGGGCCGCGTGCCGGACTGGGCGAGCTGCGCCTGCCGCCGCGCCAGCCGGGCTCCTCGATCATGCCGGGCAAGGTGAATCCGGTCATGTGCGAGGTCGTCAACCAGGTCGCCTACCAGGTGATCGGCAACGATCATACGATCTGCCTGGCCTCGGAGGCGGGTCAGTTGGAGTTGAACGTGATGGAGCCCGTCCTCGTGTTCAATCTGCTCCAATCGCTCGACATGATGAAGCGGGTGTTCGGCGCGTTCCGCGCGTACTGCCTGGAGGGCATCGAAGCCGACGCGGAGCGGTGCCGTTCCTACGTCGACCGGAGCGTAGGCGTGATGACCGCGCTGAATCCGTATCTGGGCTACGAGGCGTCCGCCCGGATCGCGCACGAAGCCATCCGGACGGGGCGGCCCGTACGGGAGCTCGTGCTGCTGTACGATTTGCTGGACGAGGCGCAGCTCGACGAGATTCTCGAGCCTTACGGGATGACGAGTCCGGGAATCGCCGGACAGGGCGTGACTGGATAG
- a CDS encoding SIS domain-containing protein: MTTAQDQVNRIIEAYKERTINRVFLVACGGSAALMYPSKYFIDRESTSITAEVYNSNEFIYRNPSTLGAESLVILCSHKGKTPETTNAAKFAKDKGALVVSLMYVPTAPLADESDFIVNYSWAPPGELDSHPEIANYAVLYRLTMGLLAVKEGNDKYEKLVRSLNSMTTVLQKAKAQALEGAKAYAKANKDESVIYTMASGVNYGIAYSFAICILMEMQWKHSHAIHAGEFFHGPFEILDKDVPFILLLGLDETRPMEERALKFLKEHGEKLLVLDAKQFDMSGIDEELKGYLAPLLLNFVLRVYAVELAAATGHPLETRRYMFKVPY, encoded by the coding sequence TTGACCACCGCGCAGGATCAAGTTAATCGCATCATCGAGGCATACAAGGAAAGAACGATTAACCGGGTATTCCTCGTCGCCTGCGGCGGCTCCGCAGCTCTGATGTATCCGAGCAAATACTTTATCGACCGCGAGTCCACCTCGATCACGGCCGAAGTTTACAACTCCAACGAATTTATTTACCGTAATCCGTCGACGCTGGGCGCCGAATCGCTCGTCATCCTGTGCTCGCACAAGGGCAAGACGCCGGAAACGACGAATGCCGCGAAGTTCGCCAAGGACAAGGGCGCGCTCGTCGTCTCGCTCATGTACGTCCCGACGGCGCCGCTCGCGGACGAGTCGGACTTCATCGTGAACTACAGCTGGGCGCCTCCGGGAGAGCTCGACTCGCATCCGGAGATCGCCAACTACGCGGTGCTGTACCGCCTGACGATGGGGCTGCTCGCGGTCAAGGAAGGCAACGACAAGTACGAGAAGCTGGTCCGCAGCCTGAACAGCATGACGACCGTTCTGCAAAAGGCGAAAGCGCAAGCGCTCGAAGGCGCGAAGGCTTACGCAAAGGCCAACAAGGACGAGAGCGTCATCTACACGATGGCCAGCGGCGTGAACTACGGCATCGCCTATTCGTTCGCCATCTGCATCCTGATGGAGATGCAGTGGAAGCACTCCCACGCGATCCACGCGGGCGAGTTTTTCCACGGTCCGTTCGAGATTCTCGACAAGGACGTGCCGTTTATCCTGCTATTGGGCCTCGACGAGACGCGTCCGATGGAAGAGCGCGCGCTGAAGTTCCTGAAGGAGCACGGCGAGAAGCTGCTCGTGCTGGACGCCAAGCAGTTCGATATGAGCGGCATCGACGAAGAGCTGAAGGGCTACCTCGCTCCGCTTCTGCTGAACTTCGTGCTCCGCGTCTACGCGGTCGAGCTCGCTGCCGCTACCGGCCATCCGCTGGAAACGCGCCGCTACATGTTCAAGGTTCCTTATTGA